The Bombus fervidus isolate BK054 chromosome 3, iyBomFerv1, whole genome shotgun sequence genome includes a window with the following:
- the LOC139985505 gene encoding sphingomyelin phosphodiesterase 4 isoform X1 produces the protein MAASSDVATIKLQRYINMPLVQRCKEIATLIDESSTTELQHVFSILVDSLFGITDNIGWGLHSITFKKNPQEHETLCNFLNPQGPVFSLCYKLLPDCYLKYNFPVSFLPVKIRSMLEEGVIPPFYLDKIRDDQGTRGVSALNMNPFEYYIFHFAYHLTNPWLQVQQQENIWINWETVYVQLAHCYLYHFLPKDNSPVLPIISPYIRKTPQRKLVQSPESKRNYYRMQTPRLLRTSILSPGSPNSTSVPQQQCLPQVWRSETVVQVFLDFWVEYIEDDQLNPRLSTSYSASVPRRHSIHSGEHIRLVRAFIKTLHEFANSAIGDRSAMDELKRIILPSVQGKIYTFLRKAIHHWPLDSSFRLILEAWLSFIQPWRYFPGITYTKEGKAEEEERGKIHDAYRWMPFIAHNLLAYTAIFQQLLPRFMRTDLVAPKNALMLFRVTKVFSQPYLAKIICEIESHMDDVGLSRSRVSTNQWTSTVRQQILELEGPTYQYVLMFSTATISQVVCLLGTIKQAHLTATSLIDALEKKRKNRPFLLALWEFFNGEDYSSDDIGIEERRRVPIYLANAQQQLIDIFEIKVEDIPQVAIEADQEYHESILSTSFCHQSQMDSSLDTSKPGVFVPNQKDRQTCQYIEYMGDPELQPVRSNECALLVRNLYKLCTYINVKYRHKITKMYHRRGFFGSICRQILQSPTKVVKLPKRTQTGLSSGYEERIPPRLSLRPLANYSLLVTISLGIFIAWFTNYGVFTILGFAFALWFVYIIIRATLEPWTRSNRNTFRANTTAFSMN, from the exons ATGGCTGCATCCTCGGACGTTGCTACG atCAAACTACAAAGATACATAAATATGCCATTGGTACAAAGATGCAAGGAAATAGCAACGCTGATAGATGAATCAAGCACAACAGAATTGCAACATGTATTTTCCATATTAGTAGACTCATTGTTTGGAATAACTGACAATATAGGTTGGGGACTACATAGTATCACTTTTAAGAAAAATCCACAGGAGCATGAAACGCTTTGTAACTTTCTTAATCCACAAGGACCAgttttttctttatgttataagttattgccAGATTGTTATTTGAAATACAACTTCCCAGTTTCATTTTTACCT gTAAAGATACGTTCGATGTTAGAGGAAGGAGTAATACCTCCATTTtacctagacaaaatcagagATGACCAGGGTACACGTGGTGTATCTGCTTTAAATATGA ATCCCtttgaatattatatctttcattttGCATATCATTTGACAAATCCCTGGCTGCAGGTGCAGCAACAGGAGAATATCTGGATCAATTGGGAAACTGTTTATGTTCAATTAGCACACTGTTACTTATACCATTTTCTACCTAAAGATAATTCTCCAGTTTTGCCAATAATTAGTCCATACATTAGGAAAACACCTCAACGGAAATTAGTACAATCACCTGAATCTAAAAG AAATTATTACAGAATGCAAACACCGCGACTTTTGAGAACGTCAATATTATCACCAGGGTCTCCGAATTCTACGAGTGTTCCACAGCAACAATGTTTACCGCAAGTTTGGAGAAGTGAAACCGTAGTTCAAGTATTTCTGGACTTTTGGGTAGAATACATAGAAGATGATCAATTAAATCCACGATTAAGCACATCATATTCTGCGTCCGTTCCACGTCGA CACAGTATCCATTCCGGAGAGCATATACGTTTAGTGCGAGCATTTATAAAAACTTTGCATGAATTTGCAAATAGTGCGATAGGCGACAGAAGTGCGATGGATGAACTTAAAcg AATTATTTTGCCTTCTGTTCAAGGCAAAATCTACACATTCCTTCGGAAAGCAATACATCATTGGCCATTAGATAGTTCTTTTAGATTGATTCTTGAAGCTTGGTTAAGTTTTATTCAACCATGGAGGTATTTCcctggtataacgtatactaAGGAAgg TAAAgcagaagaggaagagaggggAAAGATACATGATGCATATAGATGGATGCCTTTCATAGCACATAATCTACTAGCCTACACAGCAATATTTCAACAATTACTTCCACGATTTATGAGAACAGATCTTGTAGCTCCAAAGAATGCGTTAATGTTATTCAGAGTTACAAAA GTTTTTTCGCAACCGTATTTAGCAAAAATAATATGCGAAATAGAAAGTCACATGGATGATGTTGGATTAAGTAGAAGTCGAGTATCTACAAATCAATGGACTTCAACTGTACGACAACAAATTTTAGAGCTTGAAGGACCGACATACCAATACGTTCTAATGTTTTCTACGGCTACTATTTCACAG GTCGTATGTCTATTAGGCACAATTAAACAAGCACATTTAACAGCAACTAGTTTAATCGATGCAttggaaaagaagagaaaaaacagACCATTTTTGTTAGCACTATGGGAATTTTTTAATGGCGAAGATTATTCTTCGGATGATATTGGTATAGAGGAAAGGCGTCGTGTTCCTATTTATCTAGCGAATGCACAGCAACAGTTAATTGACATTTTCGAG ATTAAAGTAGAAGACATTCCTCAGGTAGCTATTGAAGCTGACCAAGAATATCATGAGAGTATTCTATCGACATCCTTCTGTCACCAATCACAA atGGATTCTAGTTTAGATACAAGCAAACCAGGTGTTTTTGTACCTAATCAGAAAGACAGACAGACATGTCAATATATCGAATACATGGGAGATCCGGAATTGCAACCAGTTCGAAGTAATGAATGCGCGTTActtgttagaaatttatataaactctgtacatacataaatgtaaag TACCGACACAAGATAACTAAGATGTACCATCGACGTGGTTTTTTCGGCAGCATTTGCCGACAGATATTACAATCACCAACGAAAGTCGTGAAGCTACCAAAACGAACACAAACTGGGTTATCCAGCGGGTACGAGGAACGGATTCCTCCTCGACTTAGTTTACGTCCGTTAGCTAATTATAGTCTACTCGTAACCATAAGTCTTGGAATATTTATTGCCTGGTTTACAAA CTATGGAGTCTTCACGATCCTTGGGTTTGCCTTTGCTCTATGGTTCgtatacataataatacgagCGACGTTGGAACCATGGACACGATCAAACAGAAACACATTCAGGGCTAATACCACGGCATTTTCTATGAACTAA
- the LOC139985505 gene encoding sphingomyelin phosphodiesterase 4 isoform X2 yields the protein MAASSDVATIKLQRYINMPLVQRCKEIATLIDESSTTELQHVFSILVDSLFGITDNIGWGLHSITFKKNPQEHETLCNFLNPQGPVFSLCYKLLPDCYLKYNFPVSFLPVKIRSMLEEGVIPPFYLDKIRDDQGTRGVSALNMNPFEYYIFHFAYHLTNPWLQVQQQENIWINWETVYVQLAHCYLYHFLPKDNSPVLPIISPYIRKTPQRKLVQSPESKRMQTPRLLRTSILSPGSPNSTSVPQQQCLPQVWRSETVVQVFLDFWVEYIEDDQLNPRLSTSYSASVPRRHSIHSGEHIRLVRAFIKTLHEFANSAIGDRSAMDELKRIILPSVQGKIYTFLRKAIHHWPLDSSFRLILEAWLSFIQPWRYFPGITYTKEGKAEEEERGKIHDAYRWMPFIAHNLLAYTAIFQQLLPRFMRTDLVAPKNALMLFRVTKVFSQPYLAKIICEIESHMDDVGLSRSRVSTNQWTSTVRQQILELEGPTYQYVLMFSTATISQVVCLLGTIKQAHLTATSLIDALEKKRKNRPFLLALWEFFNGEDYSSDDIGIEERRRVPIYLANAQQQLIDIFEIKVEDIPQVAIEADQEYHESILSTSFCHQSQMDSSLDTSKPGVFVPNQKDRQTCQYIEYMGDPELQPVRSNECALLVRNLYKLCTYINVKYRHKITKMYHRRGFFGSICRQILQSPTKVVKLPKRTQTGLSSGYEERIPPRLSLRPLANYSLLVTISLGIFIAWFTNYGVFTILGFAFALWFVYIIIRATLEPWTRSNRNTFRANTTAFSMN from the exons ATGGCTGCATCCTCGGACGTTGCTACG atCAAACTACAAAGATACATAAATATGCCATTGGTACAAAGATGCAAGGAAATAGCAACGCTGATAGATGAATCAAGCACAACAGAATTGCAACATGTATTTTCCATATTAGTAGACTCATTGTTTGGAATAACTGACAATATAGGTTGGGGACTACATAGTATCACTTTTAAGAAAAATCCACAGGAGCATGAAACGCTTTGTAACTTTCTTAATCCACAAGGACCAgttttttctttatgttataagttattgccAGATTGTTATTTGAAATACAACTTCCCAGTTTCATTTTTACCT gTAAAGATACGTTCGATGTTAGAGGAAGGAGTAATACCTCCATTTtacctagacaaaatcagagATGACCAGGGTACACGTGGTGTATCTGCTTTAAATATGA ATCCCtttgaatattatatctttcattttGCATATCATTTGACAAATCCCTGGCTGCAGGTGCAGCAACAGGAGAATATCTGGATCAATTGGGAAACTGTTTATGTTCAATTAGCACACTGTTACTTATACCATTTTCTACCTAAAGATAATTCTCCAGTTTTGCCAATAATTAGTCCATACATTAGGAAAACACCTCAACGGAAATTAGTACAATCACCTGAATCTAAAAG AATGCAAACACCGCGACTTTTGAGAACGTCAATATTATCACCAGGGTCTCCGAATTCTACGAGTGTTCCACAGCAACAATGTTTACCGCAAGTTTGGAGAAGTGAAACCGTAGTTCAAGTATTTCTGGACTTTTGGGTAGAATACATAGAAGATGATCAATTAAATCCACGATTAAGCACATCATATTCTGCGTCCGTTCCACGTCGA CACAGTATCCATTCCGGAGAGCATATACGTTTAGTGCGAGCATTTATAAAAACTTTGCATGAATTTGCAAATAGTGCGATAGGCGACAGAAGTGCGATGGATGAACTTAAAcg AATTATTTTGCCTTCTGTTCAAGGCAAAATCTACACATTCCTTCGGAAAGCAATACATCATTGGCCATTAGATAGTTCTTTTAGATTGATTCTTGAAGCTTGGTTAAGTTTTATTCAACCATGGAGGTATTTCcctggtataacgtatactaAGGAAgg TAAAgcagaagaggaagagaggggAAAGATACATGATGCATATAGATGGATGCCTTTCATAGCACATAATCTACTAGCCTACACAGCAATATTTCAACAATTACTTCCACGATTTATGAGAACAGATCTTGTAGCTCCAAAGAATGCGTTAATGTTATTCAGAGTTACAAAA GTTTTTTCGCAACCGTATTTAGCAAAAATAATATGCGAAATAGAAAGTCACATGGATGATGTTGGATTAAGTAGAAGTCGAGTATCTACAAATCAATGGACTTCAACTGTACGACAACAAATTTTAGAGCTTGAAGGACCGACATACCAATACGTTCTAATGTTTTCTACGGCTACTATTTCACAG GTCGTATGTCTATTAGGCACAATTAAACAAGCACATTTAACAGCAACTAGTTTAATCGATGCAttggaaaagaagagaaaaaacagACCATTTTTGTTAGCACTATGGGAATTTTTTAATGGCGAAGATTATTCTTCGGATGATATTGGTATAGAGGAAAGGCGTCGTGTTCCTATTTATCTAGCGAATGCACAGCAACAGTTAATTGACATTTTCGAG ATTAAAGTAGAAGACATTCCTCAGGTAGCTATTGAAGCTGACCAAGAATATCATGAGAGTATTCTATCGACATCCTTCTGTCACCAATCACAA atGGATTCTAGTTTAGATACAAGCAAACCAGGTGTTTTTGTACCTAATCAGAAAGACAGACAGACATGTCAATATATCGAATACATGGGAGATCCGGAATTGCAACCAGTTCGAAGTAATGAATGCGCGTTActtgttagaaatttatataaactctgtacatacataaatgtaaag TACCGACACAAGATAACTAAGATGTACCATCGACGTGGTTTTTTCGGCAGCATTTGCCGACAGATATTACAATCACCAACGAAAGTCGTGAAGCTACCAAAACGAACACAAACTGGGTTATCCAGCGGGTACGAGGAACGGATTCCTCCTCGACTTAGTTTACGTCCGTTAGCTAATTATAGTCTACTCGTAACCATAAGTCTTGGAATATTTATTGCCTGGTTTACAAA CTATGGAGTCTTCACGATCCTTGGGTTTGCCTTTGCTCTATGGTTCgtatacataataatacgagCGACGTTGGAACCATGGACACGATCAAACAGAAACACATTCAGGGCTAATACCACGGCATTTTCTATGAACTAA